A stretch of the uncultured Cohaesibacter sp. genome encodes the following:
- the deoA gene encoding thymidine phosphorylase: MLPQEIIRKKRDGGTLTAEEIQFFVDGITSGDVTEGQISALAMAVYFQGMELDERVALTLAMRDSGTVLDWSDLDGPVVDKHSTGGVGDNTSLMLAPALAACGAFVPMISGRGLGHTGGTLDKFDSIPGYTTQPDNDLFRKVTKEVGCAIIGQTANLAPADKRFYGIRDVTATVESIHLITASILSKKLAAGLQGLVLDVKSGSGAFMPSHEDSVALAKSLVTVANGAGVKTSALITDMNEPLATAAGNAIEMKNAVNFLTGDAIDPRNWDITVALCAEMLLISGLVSDRDEGTTKIEEAFRSGAAAEKFGQMVTALGGPADFIDKMDDHLTLSPMVADIHADAEGFVTAIDTRQVGVAVVELGGGRVRAADAIDHSVGLDALAGLGAKIDAHTPIARVYANNQGQIDQATARIKAAYSLADKPVESGTVYQIIDRDAV; the protein is encoded by the coding sequence ATGCTACCTCAGGAAATCATTCGCAAGAAACGCGATGGTGGCACACTGACGGCTGAGGAAATCCAGTTCTTCGTTGACGGCATCACCTCAGGGGACGTCACCGAAGGTCAGATTTCGGCGCTTGCCATGGCGGTTTACTTTCAGGGCATGGAGCTGGATGAACGGGTGGCGCTGACGCTGGCGATGCGCGATTCCGGCACCGTGCTGGACTGGTCCGATCTTGATGGTCCGGTGGTCGACAAGCATTCAACAGGCGGCGTTGGTGACAACACTTCGCTGATGCTCGCCCCGGCATTGGCCGCCTGTGGTGCCTTCGTGCCGATGATTTCCGGTCGTGGTCTTGGTCATACCGGCGGCACGCTGGACAAGTTCGATTCCATACCCGGCTATACGACCCAGCCCGACAATGATCTGTTCCGCAAGGTGACGAAAGAGGTCGGCTGCGCCATCATCGGCCAGACCGCCAATCTCGCACCCGCCGACAAGCGCTTCTATGGCATTCGGGATGTCACCGCGACGGTGGAATCGATCCATTTGATCACGGCATCGATCCTGTCCAAAAAGCTTGCTGCTGGGCTGCAAGGTCTGGTGCTTGATGTCAAATCCGGCTCTGGCGCGTTCATGCCATCCCACGAGGATAGCGTCGCGTTGGCCAAGAGCCTCGTGACGGTGGCCAATGGAGCAGGGGTGAAGACCTCTGCACTGATCACCGACATGAATGAGCCACTGGCCACCGCTGCAGGCAATGCGATTGAGATGAAAAACGCGGTCAATTTTCTGACCGGTGACGCCATTGATCCGCGCAACTGGGACATCACCGTCGCTCTGTGTGCAGAAATGCTGCTGATTTCCGGCTTGGTGTCGGACCGCGATGAAGGCACGACCAAAATCGAAGAAGCTTTCCGCTCCGGTGCCGCAGCTGAGAAATTTGGCCAGATGGTCACCGCCCTTGGCGGACCTGCTGACTTTATCGACAAGATGGACGATCACCTGACACTGTCCCCAATGGTCGCCGATATTCATGCGGATGCCGAGGGCTTTGTCACCGCAATTGACACAAGGCAAGTGGGCGTCGCCGTGGTTGAGCTGGGGGGAGGCCGCGTTCGCGCCGCCGATGCCATTGATCATTCCGTCGGTCTCGACGCTCTGGCAGGGCTTGGCGCCAAGATTGACGCCCATACCCCGATTGCGCGGGTCTATGCCAACAATCAGGGGCAGATCGATCAGGCTACCGCGCGCATCAAGGCCGCCTACAGCCTCGCAGACAAACCGGTCGAAAGCGGCACGGTCTATCAGATCATCGATCGCGACGCAGTATAA
- the deoC gene encoding deoxyribose-phosphate aldolase: MDNKQLAAKAISLLDLTNLNDDCTDAAIEALCQKAQTPHGNTAAVCVWPRFVAKAKSCLEGTGIKVATVVNFPHGGDDLFATIEETKAAIADGADEIDMVFPYSDFANGRRGYGETMVIRVKEALSGDVKLKVILETGELKDADVIRSAAEAAIAGGADFIKTSTGKVEVNATPEAAEIMLDVIAQSGKSVGFKPAGGVRTLEDAATYLAIAEKYMGADWATPAHFRFGASGVLDALLAVMDDKEAQAGEGY; encoded by the coding sequence ATGGATAACAAGCAACTGGCCGCAAAAGCGATTTCCCTTCTCGATCTGACCAATCTGAATGACGATTGCACAGATGCCGCCATCGAGGCGCTTTGCCAGAAAGCCCAGACCCCGCATGGCAATACCGCCGCTGTCTGCGTGTGGCCTCGTTTCGTTGCCAAGGCGAAAAGCTGCCTTGAAGGAACTGGCATCAAGGTCGCGACCGTCGTCAATTTCCCCCATGGTGGGGATGACCTGTTTGCTACCATCGAGGAAACCAAAGCGGCCATCGCCGATGGCGCTGACGAAATCGACATGGTCTTTCCCTATAGCGACTTTGCCAACGGCCGTCGCGGCTATGGCGAAACCATGGTAATCCGCGTCAAGGAAGCCTTGTCGGGCGATGTGAAACTCAAGGTCATTCTGGAAACCGGCGAGCTGAAGGATGCAGATGTTATCCGTTCCGCTGCTGAGGCGGCCATCGCAGGTGGGGCAGATTTCATCAAGACTTCTACGGGGAAAGTCGAGGTCAATGCTACCCCGGAAGCTGCCGAAATCATGCTGGACGTTATCGCCCAGAGCGGCAAATCCGTCGGCTTCAAGCCTGCGGGCGGCGTCCGCACGCTGGAAGATGCAGCCACCTATCTGGCCATTGCCGAGAAATATATGGGCGCTGACTGGGCAACGCCGGCCCATTTCCGCTTTGGCGCATCCGGCGTGCTTGATGCATTGCTGGCGGTGATGGACGACAAGGAAGCCCAAGCAGGCGAGGGTTATTGA